The Vitis vinifera cultivar Pinot Noir 40024 chromosome 18, ASM3070453v1 region GCTTACATGGCTTTGTGTCTTAACGCTGTCCCTTTTAttgagcatttttttttgtgtctaTAGAGACCAACTTAAGGTTTCCTTGCATTAGGATTGAGAAATTGGGTAAATTAACCTGCCACCCTGAGAAGAAATTTtatgtaataaatataatatgagaTCAGTCTTTCAGAATATCTAATGTAATGGTAAGAATGTTTATACAGCAACCAGCCTATCCTAAACTGACCAAACCAAAACCAAGTTGCAGCCTGTGGTTCAAATTATACTGGTTGGCTTGTCACTAATATTCACTCATTTAGTGAAACAAAATGCTAAAAGAATGGTGTGTTAATTGGATGTTTGGCATCCTTCAGAACCTGGAGAAAACAGTTAATGGTTGCCAAGGAGGCTAGAAGAGTAGATGTACTATGTCTGCGTGTCTTCCTGAGCCACAAGATTCTCAAAGGAACTGAGCAATACAAGGACCTGCAAAAGACTATGGAAACTGCCGTGAAAAGGCTGAAGAATGAAGTGGGGCCTCTTGATCGAGTGTGCACAAAGATGGCACGTGGGATTGTCAACAGGCTCTCCTGTGGTGCAGAGGTTCAGAAATTGTGCACTTCTGCAGTTGAAGCTTTTGATTCCATGTTTCCTGACCCTTACCCTGCTGATACAGATCAGAAAGAACAAGCAGGTACCTTTCTTGTTTCTAGAATTTGGTATTTCAACATTTGGATGAAACAGAGTCCTTAAATGAttcaatatttgatttttctagcATTTGGGTGCACAagttttcaaactaaaaaaaaaaatgatgaccAATAAATTTATGGTCAGTTTGattgaattattttaagttaggaaaataaCTTCAGTCCCATAAACAAACTGGAATGGTTTCATCATCCTGCAGTTATGAGGACCTAAATGATGTTTTTCACtgatgtttttattaatttactatGCTTACTCCTGCAGGGATGCAGATACGATTTGAAGAATGTTCCCCAACTTCAGTGGTCATTGTACTAGGATATGAAGACCATTTGTTGGAGGAATTCTTAGGCTGCAGGCTGTGGCATCGGAAGTCTACTATGAAGGATTATCCAGAAAAACCCACTTACATTGTACTGAGGCCAGAAAAACGATTCCAGGTGACTGATCTCAATCCTTCAACTGAGTACTTGTGTAAGGTTTCCCTGTTCAGCAGCACAAGGGTTTTGGGTGTTTGGGAAGCCAAATGGGTCACACCCTCATTAAGCAGAAGCTCTGTCTCAGCTTTAGATGATGAACATAGAAGGGGAGAGAATACCTTAATGCTTCAAGAATATTCTCAGATGGATTCAACGAATTCTAGTGATACTAAATTGGTCTCCTGTGACCACTCTGAGAAGCTTAGATCACTGGATGACATCAACAAGAACAAGAATTCTGGATTCCACATACTGCCTCCTCCCATGGAGGCTGTTCCTTTACTGATCCCCTCATCAGTTCCTCCTTCCACACCATCTAAAACTGATAAAATGCATGAAGTTCCGGGCTTGGGTAGCAAGAAGCAGATCAGAGAGAGTGACTATGAATACTCTGTCAGAGTTATCAAATGGTTAGAATGCCAAGGGCACATAGCTGAAGATTTTAGAGTGAAATTTCTCACTTGGTTCAGCTTGAAAGCAACAATGCAAGAAAGAAGGGTGGTTAGTGTTTTTGTGGATACTCTGATTGATGACCCGCCAAGTTTGGCTGAGCAGCTCATCCATTCCTTCATGGACGAGATTTGTTATGACCAGAAATCGGTTTCTAAGCAAGGGTTCTGCGCTAGCCTTTGGCACTGAACAATGAACAGTGAAATTTATCTTATGTGAAAATTATATGGACTAGTTAATCCATCTAgtagtgttttttttctcttcctttagGTGGGAAAGGAGATTCTGAATTAGTTGATCCATCTAGGCTTGTTCAGGGAAGAGATTCATGAGGTTGATGACCCAAGTATTttgggggtgggggggggggcAGGAAGGCAGAGTTATCAAGCCCTTGATAATTTCTTCAAGCAAGAAAATGTGAAGTTCTTTGACCATGATTTCTGGTAACTACTTGGTTGTGTTTGGATTACAGGTTCAATTTGCAAAAGCACAAAGCAGTTGTAGATAATGCTTCTTGATTTCACCTCAAAAAACCTTGTTTTTACTATGATTTACAGAAGTGATAAATTGAGTTCCTCAAGATTTGTAGCTGAGGGATATGCAGATGATTTTCTCGACTTCAAATTTTCTATCTTCAACCAAATTATTCTTGAGCGCCCATTTGTCAAACCAAGATCTCAGAAAGTTACATGCATCGAAACATCTCCTAGTGGATTATCGTCTCTTCGCACAAAGTAGCTGGCTCGGAGATacttacaaaaatatatttctagCCATTAAGGTGCAGCGGTTGACTGGACATCTAGGGGTAAAGCACTGTTTCAATGCGGGTCGCGAGAGCGGTACCAAATCGAGAATAGTAGTAAAAAATAAGGCAAGGCAAATCAAAGGgaaaattggaaaagaaatgGATTAGAGGATTGGCTGGAATGCAGTTTTAGGGCAGGACGAGAGGAAGAAAATGATTGGGCACCTGTGTTCTCCAATTCAACTTTACTAAAAGTTTCCAAAGTGTCCATGATATGTTAATAGGCACAATTGCTCTTCAGGGTTCAGTGGAAAATTCTTTTTGGCGTTATTCATAGAATGGTTCCTTGAAGAGGCAAggtccaaatttctcttggtttataACAAACATCATAATCTGGGTGAAATCTCATCTTTCCCTCTTGCTGGAAATAAGCATGCAAATGCCTAAATGTGATTTTCTCAGATTGCCCAAGCTGAGAAATTGCAGCAAGCTGCAGCCAGGGAGCTGTCTCTCATTGGACTCATtgaacaaaaatatcagaaaatgCAGAGTTATCTAATTGCAGAAATTCAACATCAAATGCAGTATACAAAGGGGGCAGCCCAAAGTTTCAGTAATTGTGAAACCGAACTTACAAAACTTTACATACAAATGTCAACTTGCTATATTAGATAGATAGAGTGAAATCAGTTGTCGGTAACCTTCTGAGTCCTGATAATATATTTTGAGAATCAATGAATGCCAGCAAAATAACTTGACTTCTGAAGTGGGGTATGAAACTTCTTGGTGCTCTGGGCAGATTGATCCAATAGATGCTGGCTTAACTACTGTTTGACCATCGTCTGCAGAGTGCAGAAGTACTTCTCCATAAAACTCAGGGAAACTATCATGTACCAGAAGCATCATTCACGGCTT contains the following coding sequences:
- the LOC100266086 gene encoding VIN3-like protein 2 isoform X1, with the protein product MRKPEAKFSGMESAFSGFVLDPEKCSRLSLGEKRELVHEIAQWSKDAPEILRSFTRRELLEIICAEMGKERKYTGFTKFRMIEHLLKLISKKSKNRTDNSIASSPAKTQIGSKRQRKKENPLQPLTDLDHFSPEKCKEVKTLLCQNLACRASLSPEDAFCKRCSCCICHQYDDNKDPSLWLTCSSGSPNKDDSCGMSCHLTCALKHERTGITKNGCRPKLDGEFYCASCGKINGLLRTWRKQLMVAKEARRVDVLCLRVFLSHKILKGTEQYKDLQKTMETAVKRLKNEVGPLDRVCTKMARGIVNRLSCGAEVQKLCTSAVEAFDSMFPDPYPADTDQKEQAGMQIRFEECSPTSVVIVLGYEDHLLEEFLGCRLWHRKSTMKDYPEKPTYIVLRPEKRFQVTDLNPSTEYLCKVSLFSSTRVLGVWEAKWVTPSLSRSSVSALDDEHRRGENTLMLQEYSQMDSTNSSDTKLVSCDHSEKLRSLDDINKNKNSGFHILPPPMEAVPLLIPSSVPPSTPSKTDKMHEVPGLGSKKQIRESDYEYSVRVIKWLECQGHIAEDFRVKFLTWFSLKATMQERRVVSVFVDTLIDDPPSLAEQLIHSFMDEICYDQKSVSKQGFCASLWH
- the LOC100266086 gene encoding VIN3-like protein 2 isoform X2 — encoded protein: MRKPEAKFSGMESAFSGFVLDPEKCSRLSLGEKRELVHEIAQWSKDAPEILRSFTRRELLEIICAEMAKTQIGSKRQRKKENPLQPLTDLDHFSPEKCKEVKTLLCQNLACRASLSPEDAFCKRCSCCICHQYDDNKDPSLWLTCSSGSPNKDDSCGMSCHLTCALKHERTGITKNGCRPKLDGEFYCASCGKINGLLRTWRKQLMVAKEARRVDVLCLRVFLSHKILKGTEQYKDLQKTMETAVKRLKNEVGPLDRVCTKMARGIVNRLSCGAEVQKLCTSAVEAFDSMFPDPYPADTDQKEQAGMQIRFEECSPTSVVIVLGYEDHLLEEFLGCRLWHRKSTMKDYPEKPTYIVLRPEKRFQVTDLNPSTEYLCKVSLFSSTRVLGVWEAKWVTPSLSRSSVSALDDEHRRGENTLMLQEYSQMDSTNSSDTKLVSCDHSEKLRSLDDINKNKNSGFHILPPPMEAVPLLIPSSVPPSTPSKTDKMHEVPGLGSKKQIRESDYEYSVRVIKWLECQGHIAEDFRVKFLTWFSLKATMQERRVVSVFVDTLIDDPPSLAEQLIHSFMDEICYDQKSVSKQGFCASLWH